A genomic window from Caldicellulosiruptor kronotskyensis 2002 includes:
- a CDS encoding sensor histidine kinase, whose translation MIKKLLGKWNDIKLKNKLLIAFMILILVPMFLIFILSYTSLKNSTLSKFTIYNQVLFENAAKEVQNFLEELNSIKYDFIMDDGLMSDIGKTFARYTDPQDSFLYTNILTKISQYISTKEIIQSVQIINKSKEIYFFSKLQGDVPYEDDKQIKKGFFNEIVKQEGKYVNGGYDKSRGVYVVGCELFSRDRIQPNGEMIVSFSLDFLKDIIGKYHLTEGGFYVVDGSSNQVIFKTTDKFESIIEKLILKDETKLIPKTIFFEETIPDLNWKIIYIVPESFLLNNFSYTKRLLILSFSFLAIFAILFLIFISENITGPITKLIYQMRNLEHSKLKNNIKIARKDEIGDLLNSFYQMLKKIDELVIRVYEEEIARKNAEINLLYMQLNPHFLYNTLDTINALAELGRCKDVSVVAVSLAKFLRSNMTINKSTVSLADEIKQIEHYLTIMKIRFSGKLSYRIVYSQEEVLKAEVPRHLLLPLVENSIVHGFKNKSGDAKILIRAKKIENIFQIEVVDNGCGIELAKIEKIKNASNDGIGIPNIINRLKLLYKEDFDFEIRSKVGFWTKIIIQLPWDKVVKKEEKENVHSFDSGR comes from the coding sequence ATGATTAAAAAGCTTTTGGGAAAGTGGAATGATATAAAACTTAAAAACAAACTTTTGATTGCTTTTATGATTTTAATACTTGTTCCAATGTTTTTAATATTTATTCTATCTTATACATCTCTGAAAAACTCAACATTAAGTAAATTTACCATTTACAACCAAGTCCTCTTTGAAAATGCTGCCAAAGAGGTTCAAAATTTTCTTGAAGAACTCAACAGCATAAAATATGACTTTATCATGGACGATGGTCTTATGTCAGATATTGGAAAGACTTTTGCAAGATATACAGATCCCCAAGATTCTTTTCTGTACACTAACATCTTGACAAAGATAAGCCAGTATATCTCAACAAAAGAAATTATTCAGTCAGTTCAAATTATAAACAAGAGCAAAGAAATATATTTTTTCTCAAAACTTCAGGGTGATGTGCCTTATGAGGATGATAAACAAATCAAGAAAGGCTTTTTCAATGAAATAGTAAAACAAGAGGGAAAGTATGTAAATGGAGGTTATGACAAAAGCAGAGGTGTATATGTAGTTGGATGTGAGCTTTTCTCAAGAGATAGAATTCAGCCCAATGGAGAGATGATTGTAAGCTTTAGTTTAGACTTTTTGAAAGATATAATCGGAAAGTATCATCTCACAGAGGGTGGATTTTATGTTGTGGATGGAAGTTCTAATCAGGTTATATTCAAAACGACAGACAAATTTGAAAGTATTATTGAAAAATTAATTTTAAAAGATGAGACAAAGCTTATTCCAAAGACCATTTTCTTTGAAGAAACTATACCAGATCTTAATTGGAAGATAATTTACATAGTCCCAGAAAGTTTTCTTCTGAATAACTTTTCATATACAAAACGGCTTTTGATATTAAGTTTTTCTTTTCTTGCCATTTTTGCAATTTTGTTTTTAATTTTTATTTCTGAAAATATCACAGGTCCAATAACAAAACTCATTTACCAGATGAGAAATTTAGAGCATTCAAAACTTAAAAATAACATCAAAATTGCCCGCAAGGATGAAATAGGAGATTTGCTGAATTCATTTTATCAAATGCTAAAGAAAATAGATGAGCTTGTCATAAGGGTGTACGAAGAGGAGATAGCAAGGAAAAATGCAGAGATAAATCTTTTGTACATGCAGCTAAATCCACACTTTCTGTACAACACATTAGACACCATAAATGCCTTAGCTGAGCTTGGAAGATGCAAAGACGTTTCAGTAGTTGCTGTGTCACTTGCAAAGTTTTTGAGATCAAATATGACAATAAATAAGTCAACAGTTTCTTTGGCAGATGAAATCAAGCAGATAGAACACTATCTTACAATTATGAAAATAAGATTTTCTGGAAAACTCAGCTACAGGATAGTATATAGCCAGGAAGAAGTTTTGAAGGCAGAAGTTCCTCGGCATTTACTTTTACCGCTTGTAGAAAATTCAATTGTCCATGGATTTAAAAACAAAAGTGGGGATGCAAAAATTTTGATAAGAGCAAAGAAAATAGAAAACATTTTCCAGATTGAGGTGGTCGACAATGGCTGTGGAATAGAACTTGCAAAGATTGAAAAGATAAAAAATGCCTCAAACGATGGAATTGGAATTCCAAATATCATAAATAGACTAAAACTTCTATATAAGGAAGACTTTGATTTTGAGATTAGAAGTAAGGTGGGGTTTTGGACAAAGATTATTATACAGCTTCCTTGGGATAAAGTTGTGAAGAAGGAGGAGAAGGAAAATGTGCACTCTTTTGATAGTGGAAGATGA
- a CDS encoding response regulator transcription factor: MRKVLIVDDEKLIRKGIRTILERNIADLGEIKEASNGKEALDLLFLERFDILIIDIRLPQMDGISVLKKIQNLSHKPKIIVISGYDEFSYAKECMQYGARGYILKPIDKKEIIEIVEKVKSELQEEENNLRLISLQKILRAKMFESEINNIIFSGMDIDRFKERLKDMEILADEKVMAVYFLLPGNNPDLNDFSAEEDKLKLSKILPEGSYVSTIYNQRKDILMFTKMAFCYEDIKKSYETLTGRKVYMGICDLQESFENVKLLYERAYKAAFYSFILNKEIEFWSQISWREKEKLSQSDSIEKLKELILAGKQKEAIRFLESIFDYHFFNKYSADSILALSEKLYTQIVDWFCHHVPKKVLDIHEYQVLASMFNFATISDYVNHFKKFIVEATEMVSSLKGILNVKDEIDEAIKFINQNYHKDINMAMVANHVSLNYYYFSSIFKEKIGMSFLDYLNKVRIEKAKELLANTDLKVWEIAEKVGYKNPKHFARIFKDITGLTPNEYRDAQKRLKE; the protein is encoded by the coding sequence ATGAGAAAGGTACTAATTGTCGATGATGAAAAGCTTATTCGAAAAGGTATCAGAACAATCTTAGAGAGGAATATTGCCGATTTGGGTGAAATTAAGGAAGCCTCGAATGGGAAAGAAGCTCTGGACCTTCTCTTTTTAGAAAGGTTTGATATTTTGATAATAGATATAAGACTTCCACAAATGGATGGGATATCTGTTTTAAAGAAGATTCAAAATTTGTCTCATAAACCCAAAATTATCGTAATAAGTGGATATGATGAGTTTAGTTATGCTAAAGAATGTATGCAATATGGAGCAAGAGGATATATTTTAAAACCTATAGATAAAAAAGAGATTATCGAAATTGTAGAAAAGGTTAAAAGTGAACTTCAAGAGGAAGAAAATAACTTAAGACTTATATCATTGCAAAAAATTCTGAGAGCAAAAATGTTCGAGTCAGAGATAAACAACATCATCTTTTCAGGAATGGATATAGACAGGTTCAAAGAAAGATTAAAAGATATGGAAATACTAGCAGATGAAAAAGTAATGGCTGTATATTTTCTTCTACCCGGAAATAACCCTGACCTAAACGATTTTTCGGCAGAAGAGGACAAGTTAAAGCTCAGTAAAATATTGCCGGAAGGAAGCTATGTTTCTACCATATATAACCAGAGAAAAGACATTTTGATGTTTACAAAAATGGCTTTTTGTTATGAGGATATAAAGAAAAGTTATGAGACTTTGACGGGCAGGAAAGTTTACATGGGCATTTGTGACTTACAGGAAAGTTTTGAGAATGTGAAATTACTTTATGAGAGAGCTTATAAAGCAGCATTCTACAGCTTCATTTTGAACAAAGAGATTGAATTTTGGTCACAGATTTCTTGGCGTGAAAAAGAAAAGCTTAGTCAATCTGACAGCATTGAAAAGTTGAAAGAACTTATCCTTGCTGGTAAACAAAAAGAGGCAATAAGGTTTTTAGAAAGCATTTTTGATTACCACTTTTTTAACAAATATTCGGCAGACAGCATCTTGGCACTTTCCGAAAAACTTTACACACAAATTGTAGACTGGTTTTGCCACCATGTACCCAAAAAAGTACTTGACATTCACGAATATCAAGTGCTTGCCAGCATGTTCAATTTCGCAACTATATCCGACTATGTAAACCACTTCAAAAAGTTTATTGTTGAGGCAACAGAGATGGTCAGTTCATTGAAGGGAATTTTGAATGTAAAGGATGAAATTGATGAGGCTATTAAATTTATAAATCAGAACTATCACAAGGATATAAATATGGCAATGGTGGCAAATCATGTATCGCTAAATTATTATTATTTTTCAAGCATCTTTAAAGAAAAAATAGGGATGAGTTTTTTAGACTATTTAAACAAAGTAAGGATTGAAAAAGCCAAGGAACTTCTGGCGAATACAGATTTAAAGGTTTGGGAGATAGCCGAGAAGGTGGGTTATAAAAATCCCAAACACTTTGCAAGAATATTCAAAGACATTACAGGGCTTACCCCGAATGAGTATAGAGATGCTCAAAAAAGATTGAAAGAATAG
- a CDS encoding sensor histidine kinase, whose translation MKHSTLKHIIKNIFKFNIRQKLILTYIFIVAVPLSILQVNAFYRVRIMTEKEYINNVNFEVSKLKNDIMKNIEQFIKATQFILNNQEFIEFASTYQERNVEDIYSFKVNVLDKIEYLQYVNFNINRIRFFTNNHFIPEMWPTLYHIERLKNFKFIDKFLSDKKQTSLWKLNNTDILGPPLNSDEKVVSLYTKVTDLVGNLIGIIEVNMKIDEFFASELSRESDNSVTIAISQNGDAIFSKQTPPFLKRLNLSSKKLVELLEDKVKTIESEGIVHFKINKNSAAFIYTYIPVLGVKLYKIILFDELTKKINEITLQMLGQALVLIIISSILIFILITLILKKLRQVILSMRAVENGNFDISIDIKGDDEIDELAQHFLNMVEKLKILIGEMVRREVAQKDAQIKALQSQINAHFIYNVLENIKMMAEYSENYDVSDAITKLGKMMRYNMSWKRKFVTLKEEIENIQNYISLMNIRYDNEIKLLVNVDNEILNIEVPKLILQPIVENAINYGIEPKGEGGSIFIDGSIIGNYIVISIIDDGLGIEEEKLVAIQTALENDTETECYHGQGIALKNVNERIKLAYGKEFGIKIDSKFGEFTKVTITLPYNRF comes from the coding sequence ATGAAACATTCCACATTAAAGCATATCATTAAAAATATATTTAAGTTTAACATTCGTCAGAAATTAATTTTAACCTATATTTTCATTGTTGCAGTGCCTCTTTCAATCCTTCAGGTAAATGCTTTTTACAGAGTAAGAATTATGACAGAAAAAGAATATATAAACAACGTCAATTTTGAGGTCAGCAAGCTCAAAAATGATATTATGAAAAATATAGAGCAGTTTATAAAAGCTACACAGTTTATTTTAAACAATCAGGAATTTATTGAATTTGCATCAACATACCAGGAAAGAAATGTTGAGGATATTTACTCTTTTAAAGTAAATGTTCTTGATAAGATAGAATATCTTCAGTATGTAAACTTTAATATAAATAGAATAAGATTCTTTACAAACAATCATTTTATCCCTGAAATGTGGCCGACCCTGTACCACATAGAGAGATTAAAAAATTTTAAGTTTATAGATAAATTCTTATCTGATAAAAAACAGACCTCGCTTTGGAAACTTAACAATACTGACATACTTGGTCCGCCGCTTAACAGTGATGAAAAGGTTGTATCTTTGTATACAAAGGTTACAGATTTAGTAGGTAATTTGATTGGTATAATTGAAGTTAACATGAAAATCGATGAGTTTTTTGCAAGTGAACTTTCGCGGGAAAGTGACAATTCGGTTACAATTGCTATTTCTCAAAATGGTGATGCGATTTTCAGTAAACAGACACCACCTTTTTTGAAAAGACTCAATCTCAGTAGCAAAAAACTTGTTGAACTGTTAGAAGACAAGGTTAAAACCATCGAAAGCGAAGGGATTGTTCATTTTAAAATAAATAAAAACTCAGCAGCTTTTATTTACACTTATATTCCTGTTTTGGGTGTAAAACTTTACAAAATCATTTTGTTTGATGAGCTTACCAAAAAAATAAATGAAATAACACTTCAGATGCTTGGACAAGCATTGGTTTTAATTATTATTTCATCAATCCTGATTTTTATTTTAATCACTTTAATTCTTAAGAAGCTCAGACAGGTAATTCTCAGTATGAGAGCTGTTGAAAATGGGAACTTTGACATCTCAATTGACATAAAGGGTGATGATGAGATTGACGAGCTTGCCCAGCACTTTTTGAACATGGTGGAAAAGCTCAAGATATTGATTGGCGAGATGGTAAGAAGAGAAGTTGCTCAAAAAGACGCTCAAATAAAGGCTTTACAGTCACAAATTAATGCTCATTTTATCTATAACGTGCTTGAAAATATAAAGATGATGGCAGAATACAGTGAGAATTATGATGTTTCAGACGCAATAACAAAACTTGGCAAGATGATGAGATACAATATGAGCTGGAAAAGGAAATTTGTTACTCTCAAAGAAGAGATAGAGAATATTCAAAATTATATTTCTCTAATGAACATAAGATACGACAATGAGATAAAACTTCTTGTAAATGTAGACAATGAAATTCTGAACATTGAAGTGCCCAAACTTATTTTGCAGCCGATAGTTGAAAATGCAATAAATTATGGAATTGAACCAAAAGGCGAGGGTGGAAGCATTTTTATAGACGGAAGCATAATTGGCAATTACATAGTTATTTCAATAATAGATGATGGACTTGGGATTGAAGAGGAAAAGCTTGTTGCAATTCAAACAGCCTTAGAAAATGATACAGAAACAGAATGTTATCATGGACAAGGAATAGCTCTCAAAAATGTAAACGAAAGAATAAAACTTGCTTATGGGAAGGAATTTGGAATTAAGATAGATAGCAAATTTGGCGAGTTCACAAAGGTGACAATAACATTGCCTTACAATAGATTTTAA
- a CDS encoding response regulator transcription factor, whose protein sequence is MCTLLIVEDEEILLERLVKTIDWKSIGINKVIGKAYSEEALNVLITENVDIILTDIRMPVMDGLDLAEFVRSRLKHPYVILMSGYKEFEYAHRAIKLGVVDYILKPFTKEEVLETVKKAVEKVAAEQSRQKRLDSCENKNIIDMVFDFIFANCSKQISLNDVAEYVHLHPVYLSRLLKNKTGKTFKEILTEVRLKKAEKLLKTSSLKHYEIAEAVGFSDAQYFSQVFKKVYGMTPIEWKKKAYAQDSKLKI, encoded by the coding sequence ATGTGCACTCTTTTGATAGTGGAAGATGAAGAAATCTTGCTTGAAAGGCTTGTAAAAACTATAGATTGGAAAAGCATTGGGATTAATAAGGTCATCGGCAAGGCATATAGCGAAGAGGCTTTAAATGTCCTGATAACAGAAAACGTGGATATAATTCTGACAGATATCAGAATGCCAGTTATGGATGGACTTGATTTAGCAGAGTTTGTACGCAGTAGACTAAAACATCCATACGTAATACTTATGAGTGGTTATAAAGAATTTGAGTATGCCCACAGAGCAATTAAACTTGGTGTTGTGGATTATATCTTAAAACCATTTACCAAGGAAGAGGTTTTAGAAACTGTAAAAAAAGCGGTTGAAAAAGTAGCAGCTGAACAAAGTAGGCAGAAACGTTTAGATTCCTGTGAGAACAAAAACATAATTGATATGGTCTTTGATTTTATTTTTGCAAATTGTTCAAAACAAATAAGCCTGAATGATGTAGCAGAGTATGTCCATCTTCACCCAGTGTATCTTAGCAGGCTTTTGAAAAACAAAACTGGAAAAACTTTTAAAGAGATACTCACTGAAGTGAGGCTTAAAAAAGCAGAAAAGCTTTTGAAAACATCCAGCTTAAAACATTACGAGATTGCTGAGGCAGTTGGATTTTCTGATGCCCAGTATTTCAGTCAGGTGTTCAAAAAGGTATATGGGATGACTCCCATTGAATGGAAGAAAAAAGCCTATGCGCAAGACTCAAAGTTAAAAATTTAA
- a CDS encoding carbohydrate binding domain-containing protein, producing the protein MRVKNLVANILLFAFFIMIIFPGGIAKANSVQIFKDVSTNFAKDDITRFYQLELINGYPDGTFKPAKNTSVAEFCKILNSYMGFVQEAPLDVSLRISPLAWYYRELKKAQAAGYLALFVKEGKINPNRFITRQEAFAAVAAALKLESQKEDILNSFSDVQQIDPRYLPGLAALVSFGFVKGYPDGTLKPEKGITRAEIVKLLSGIGALIATKPGEYTLSQKEGFVIVNSSDVVIKDVSIKGNIYINQSVGEGSVTLNNVTIDGGKLFIFGGGENSVKLVNTKVKEIVVDSKLFKTNIEIGQNSQAENIIVLSSANVTQMSDGSSIKFITLKQSGNQSADVEIKANCETLYVFSPNIKVNIKNSKIKNLIASDLAQNFTLSVSSSKIESVELNSNGNLNIDKESGIEKLIVKALAKDVKINSNGKINEASVYSEGVVLNGKTLSKGEKVDINAVESKQPSSSTAAQNTLPVQFSGSSSSTTGGTSQGSTGAAPDQTGNNNQNQQGGNQIQPTWQLVWEDDFNSSSIDTTKWNFTIGAGGYGNNELQYYSSRPENARVENGNLIIEARKENFEGSPYTSAKLTTQGKFSFTYGKVEVRAKLPEGQGVWPAIWMMPEDMNLYGGWPVCGEIDIMELLGHEPNKVYGTIHYGNPHTYHGGNYTLPNGQKFSDDFHVFGLEWEPGKIKWYVDGQLYYETSDWFSRSSNEAFDYTYPAPFDREFYLILNVAVGGNWPGYPPKDANYFPQKMVVDWVRVYKKAGVTYPDNVVKPQESITYPQDARPPLSDGNLIYNGSFDQDSPDIDGIEGVANTDYWQFLHLPDFGGDGTIENIGGSVKINIAKPGSQTYSLQLIQRPICLIKGKTYKLTFRAKSEGSRTIEVKFSSGGGDNGSTWIDYAVKTFNLSSDWQDYSYIFTMQSSTYTKARIEFNVGLNNLPVYIDDVKLVEYDVNDPSAVKEPLPNGNLIYNGTFDQGDGRFAAWEFVKETVADATYTIGSKPEDRYFKAIVANGGQNFSDIKLVQSNIKVGAGENLLLSFSAKAFESLRQIKVYISDQNFNPITEVKEVSLSLDWNVYKFNLKSIDNLPSDTRAKLVFEIGASNSDVGIDNVSLKKVLPSSFIVVQAEDFGSISNATNNRQYVAFSQGGAASFSVNIPKSGEYLVSYRLKAGQGSSLKLIVGSIVYDAEVAPISTNWVIVSDTVYLESGENSMQLLADNVDLDYVEFSPNFIKNGDFSKDIENWTTWFGNGGTGAAQVSRGQLKVSITNIGLAFWSIQVIQGPMTLESGKTYRITFDAKSTSARDIFIKIDDSNYYGHLERYVPLTDKMKNYTFDFEMDATRSDIRLVIGLGTMSPGGANPQNQAHTVTIDNVAIAEVSENCGYFEREVSEILTGEAPSEPQQFVGDKLLPDGSFETQEALDNWHWWSSAGNNVAMSIENGELKLSVSSIGSDPWDPQLYRQEIPLVNGKNYKISFKARATYPRKINVAIGKPLTSDPWFIEYMPKKTIDITSEMAQYEIYFAMNNPTDLGAKLAIEIGNVAGYSQVPFDIYFDDIQIEVVDSIPQETVPPAQHTQKVGDQIIPDGTFDTGLGEWVYWSGDQWSGVSDMQVAAENGKLKVHLNSVGWQPYSAQIARKNLTLENGLTYELKFKMNASQNTKIQVNIGKELTSDPWFIPYAPTTVFDIGTQQQEYTLRFKVTQPTDVTKVVFEFGPINGQYPPLPLDIYLDDVTLTVVSDQ; encoded by the coding sequence ATGCGTGTAAAAAATCTTGTTGCTAATATTTTGTTGTTCGCATTTTTTATTATGATTATTTTTCCAGGAGGAATAGCAAAAGCAAATTCAGTTCAAATCTTCAAGGACGTTTCCACTAATTTTGCAAAGGATGATATAACAAGATTTTATCAGCTTGAACTGATAAACGGCTATCCAGATGGAACTTTTAAACCAGCAAAAAATACTTCTGTTGCAGAATTTTGTAAAATCTTAAATAGCTACATGGGATTTGTACAGGAAGCTCCGCTTGATGTGAGCCTGAGAATTAGCCCTCTTGCATGGTACTATAGAGAACTTAAAAAAGCTCAGGCGGCAGGTTACTTGGCATTATTTGTGAAGGAAGGAAAGATCAATCCAAACAGATTTATAACAAGACAGGAAGCTTTTGCTGCTGTTGCAGCAGCTTTAAAGCTCGAAAGTCAAAAGGAGGATATTTTAAACAGCTTTTCAGATGTTCAACAAATTGATCCAAGGTACCTACCGGGTTTGGCAGCACTTGTTAGTTTTGGATTTGTCAAGGGCTATCCGGATGGGACATTAAAGCCAGAAAAGGGGATAACAAGAGCTGAGATTGTAAAGCTTCTAAGCGGTATAGGTGCATTAATAGCTACAAAACCGGGAGAATATACTTTGTCTCAAAAAGAAGGGTTTGTAATAGTAAACAGCAGCGATGTTGTGATAAAAGATGTTTCAATAAAGGGCAATATATATATAAATCAAAGTGTAGGAGAAGGCTCTGTGACTTTGAACAATGTGACCATTGATGGTGGAAAATTGTTTATATTTGGCGGTGGAGAAAATTCTGTCAAGCTTGTGAATACAAAAGTTAAAGAAATAGTTGTTGATAGTAAGCTTTTTAAAACAAATATTGAAATTGGTCAAAACAGCCAAGCTGAGAATATAATAGTGTTGTCATCAGCAAATGTTACACAGATGTCTGATGGAAGTTCAATCAAGTTTATTACATTAAAACAGAGTGGAAATCAATCTGCAGATGTTGAAATTAAAGCAAACTGTGAAACACTTTATGTTTTTTCTCCAAACATCAAGGTAAATATCAAAAATTCTAAAATAAAAAACCTGATTGCAAGCGACCTTGCCCAGAACTTTACACTTTCAGTGTCAAGTTCAAAGATTGAGAGTGTTGAGCTAAATAGCAACGGAAATTTGAATATAGATAAAGAATCAGGTATAGAAAAACTTATTGTCAAGGCTCTTGCAAAAGATGTGAAGATAAACTCAAATGGCAAGATAAATGAAGCATCTGTGTATTCAGAAGGTGTTGTGTTAAACGGAAAGACTTTGTCCAAAGGCGAAAAGGTTGACATAAACGCTGTAGAAAGCAAACAACCTTCATCCTCAACAGCTGCACAAAACACATTACCTGTTCAATTTTCAGGCAGCAGTTCTTCCACTACAGGCGGCACCAGCCAAGGTTCAACAGGTGCAGCTCCAGACCAGACAGGAAACAATAACCAGAATCAGCAGGGTGGCAATCAAATACAGCCGACATGGCAGCTTGTTTGGGAAGATGATTTTAATAGCAGTTCAATTGACACAACAAAGTGGAACTTTACAATTGGTGCTGGCGGGTATGGCAACAACGAGCTGCAGTATTATTCCTCAAGACCAGAAAATGCAAGAGTAGAAAACGGAAACCTAATAATTGAAGCAAGAAAAGAAAACTTTGAAGGCAGCCCATATACATCTGCAAAACTGACAACACAGGGCAAGTTCTCATTCACATACGGCAAGGTTGAGGTCAGAGCAAAACTTCCGGAAGGTCAGGGTGTGTGGCCGGCTATCTGGATGATGCCGGAGGATATGAACCTTTATGGTGGATGGCCTGTTTGTGGTGAGATTGATATAATGGAACTTTTAGGTCATGAACCAAACAAAGTTTATGGAACAATACATTATGGTAATCCTCACACATACCATGGTGGCAATTACACCTTGCCAAACGGACAGAAGTTTTCGGACGACTTTCATGTATTTGGTCTTGAGTGGGAACCGGGGAAAATCAAATGGTATGTAGATGGGCAGCTTTACTATGAAACAAGCGACTGGTTTTCAAGGTCTTCAAACGAGGCTTTTGATTATACTTATCCTGCTCCGTTTGACAGGGAATTCTACCTCATACTCAACGTTGCAGTTGGTGGTAACTGGCCAGGGTACCCACCAAAGGATGCAAATTACTTCCCGCAGAAAATGGTGGTTGACTGGGTAAGAGTATACAAAAAAGCAGGAGTTACTTACCCTGACAATGTAGTAAAGCCACAGGAGAGTATAACTTATCCTCAGGATGCAAGACCACCACTTAGTGATGGGAACCTTATTTATAACGGTAGTTTTGACCAAGACAGTCCAGATATTGATGGCATAGAAGGTGTTGCTAACACAGATTACTGGCAGTTTTTGCACCTGCCTGACTTTGGTGGAGATGGCACGATTGAAAATATTGGTGGATCTGTGAAGATAAATATAGCAAAACCAGGTTCACAGACATATTCTCTCCAGCTAATTCAGAGACCTATTTGTTTGATAAAAGGCAAGACATATAAGCTTACATTTAGAGCAAAGAGCGAAGGGTCAAGGACTATTGAGGTCAAGTTTTCAAGTGGCGGTGGAGATAACGGCTCTACGTGGATTGACTATGCTGTAAAGACCTTCAATTTATCTTCTGACTGGCAGGATTATTCATACATCTTCACAATGCAAAGCAGCACATATACAAAAGCAAGAATTGAATTTAATGTTGGACTAAATAACCTTCCTGTTTATATAGATGATGTGAAACTTGTTGAGTACGATGTAAATGACCCAAGCGCAGTCAAAGAACCTCTGCCAAATGGCAACCTCATTTACAATGGGACATTTGATCAGGGCGATGGTAGGTTTGCCGCATGGGAGTTTGTGAAGGAAACTGTAGCAGATGCAACGTATACCATTGGTTCAAAGCCAGAAGACAGGTATTTCAAGGCTATTGTAGCAAACGGTGGACAAAACTTTTCGGATATTAAACTTGTTCAATCTAACATAAAAGTAGGCGCTGGTGAGAATCTCTTACTTTCATTTTCAGCAAAAGCCTTTGAAAGTCTGAGACAAATAAAGGTTTATATATCTGACCAGAACTTTAATCCAATTACAGAGGTAAAAGAAGTTTCGCTTTCGCTTGACTGGAATGTGTACAAATTTAACTTAAAATCAATTGATAATTTGCCAAGCGACACAAGAGCTAAACTTGTGTTTGAAATTGGGGCAAGTAATTCAGACGTTGGAATTGACAATGTCTCACTCAAAAAGGTTCTTCCATCAAGCTTTATAGTTGTTCAAGCAGAAGACTTTGGATCAATTTCAAACGCAACAAATAACCGACAGTATGTAGCCTTTTCACAAGGTGGTGCTGCAAGCTTTAGCGTCAATATTCCAAAGAGTGGAGAGTACCTTGTATCTTATAGATTGAAAGCTGGGCAGGGTTCAAGCCTTAAGCTTATAGTAGGAAGTATAGTTTACGATGCAGAAGTTGCTCCGATTTCTACAAACTGGGTAATTGTATCAGACACAGTTTATCTTGAGTCAGGCGAAAATAGCATGCAGCTTTTAGCAGACAATGTTGATTTGGACTATGTTGAATTTTCACCAAACTTTATCAAAAACGGAGACTTTTCAAAAGATATAGAAAACTGGACAACATGGTTTGGCAATGGTGGAACTGGCGCTGCTCAAGTTTCAAGAGGACAGCTAAAAGTTTCAATAACAAACATAGGGCTTGCTTTCTGGAGCATTCAAGTAATTCAAGGACCAATGACTCTGGAAAGTGGGAAGACATACCGAATTACGTTTGATGCTAAATCAACATCTGCAAGAGATATATTCATAAAAATAGATGACTCTAATTACTATGGTCATCTTGAAAGATATGTACCACTTACAGATAAGATGAAAAACTATACATTTGACTTTGAAATGGATGCAACAAGAAGCGATATAAGGCTTGTAATTGGACTTGGGACAATGTCACCTGGTGGTGCAAATCCGCAAAATCAAGCTCATACAGTCACAATTGATAACGTTGCAATAGCCGAAGTTTCAGAAAACTGCGGATATTTTGAAAGAGAAGTATCAGAAATCTTGACAGGTGAAGCTCCATCAGAACCACAGCAGTTTGTTGGAGATAAGCTTTTACCAGATGGTAGCTTTGAAACACAAGAGGCACTTGACAACTGGCATTGGTGGTCAAGTGCAGGGAACAATGTGGCAATGTCAATTGAAAATGGAGAGCTAAAACTTAGTGTAAGTTCGATAGGATCAGACCCATGGGACCCGCAGCTTTACAGGCAAGAGATACCTCTTGTAAATGGCAAGAACTATAAGATTTCGTTCAAGGCAAGGGCAACCTATCCGCGAAAGATAAATGTTGCAATAGGAAAACCGCTGACATCTGACCCATGGTTCATAGAGTACATGCCCAAAAAGACAATAGATATTACAAGTGAGATGGCACAGTATGAAATCTACTTTGCTATGAACAATCCTACAGACCTTGGAGCAAAACTTGCGATAGAGATTGGAAATGTTGCAGGGTATTCGCAGGTGCCGTTTGACATATACTTTGATGATATCCAGATTGAGGTTGTAGATTCAATCCCGCAAGAAACTGTACCGCCTGCGCAACATACTCAAAAAGTGGGAGACCAGATTATACCAGATGGTACATTTGACACAGGTTTGGGTGAGTGGGTATACTGGAGCGGTGACCAGTGGTCAGGTGTATCAGATATGCAGGTGGCAGCAGAAAATGGTAAATTGAAGGTTCACTTGAATTCTGTGGGGTGGCAGCCATATAGTGCACAGATTGCAAGAAAGAACCTTACACTTGAAAACGGACTTACCTATGAACTTAAGTTCAAGATGAACGCATCACAAAACACAAAAATACAGGTAAACATTGGTAAAGAGCTGACATCTGACCCATGGTTTATACCATATGCACCAACAACTGTATTTGATATTGGAACTCAACAGCAAGAGTATACCCTCAGATTTAAAGTTACACAGCCAACAGATGTAACAAAGGTTGTATTTGAGTTTGGGCCAATAAATGGTCAGTATCCTCCTCTTCCACTTGATATATACCTTGATGATGTGACATTGACTGTTGTGAGTGACCAGTAA